From a region of the Candidatus Brocadia sp. genome:
- a CDS encoding sodium-dependent bicarbonate transport family permease: MDVDLIVNNLVHPPVLFFFLGMIAAFCKSDLKIPEPLPKLFSLYLLLAIGFHGGVELRKTGITHEVVFALSAAILMSIIVPLYAFLILRLKLDVYNAAAIAATYGSISAVTYITAVTFLQTLGLVPGGYMVAALALMESPAIVIGIILARLFAPKKEKEENEFSWLEVFREAFLNGSVLLLTGSLLIGWASGEEGWDTLKPFTKDIFKGMLSFFLLDMGLLAAKRIGDLKSAGFFLPPFAILMPVFNGCVGIVIARLISLQPENALMLAVLCASASYIAVPAAMRLSLPEANPSLFVPMALAITFPFNIIVGIPLYYYLIKKVNELIPAL, translated from the coding sequence ATGGACGTAGATTTGATTGTAAATAACTTGGTGCACCCTCCCGTGCTCTTTTTTTTTCTCGGAATGATTGCGGCGTTTTGCAAATCAGACTTAAAAATTCCTGAACCGCTGCCCAAGCTTTTCTCCCTCTATTTATTGCTTGCCATTGGGTTCCATGGAGGGGTTGAATTGCGGAAGACGGGGATCACTCATGAGGTGGTGTTTGCGCTCTCCGCCGCCATCCTTATGTCTATTATTGTGCCACTCTATGCGTTCCTTATTTTAAGGCTCAAACTGGACGTCTATAACGCTGCTGCAATTGCTGCGACCTATGGATCCATAAGTGCGGTGACTTATATCACGGCGGTTACCTTTCTTCAAACTTTGGGACTTGTGCCGGGGGGGTATATGGTAGCCGCTTTGGCGCTTATGGAATCGCCGGCGATTGTTATTGGTATTATCCTGGCAAGGTTATTCGCTCCCAAGAAGGAGAAAGAGGAAAATGAATTTTCCTGGCTTGAAGTCTTTCGGGAGGCATTTCTGAACGGTTCTGTATTGTTGCTAACCGGTAGCCTTTTGATAGGATGGGCTTCCGGAGAAGAGGGGTGGGATACCCTGAAACCTTTTACCAAGGATATCTTTAAAGGCATGCTCAGCTTTTTTCTCCTCGACATGGGGCTTCTGGCGGCAAAGAGGATTGGTGATTTAAAAAGCGCTGGATTTTTTTTACCCCCTTTTGCTATATTAATGCCGGTATTTAACGGGTGTGTTGGCATCGTGATAGCAAGGCTTATCAGTTTGCAGCCGGAAAATGCCCTGATGCTTGCTGTGCTCTGTGCCAGCGCCTCATACATTGCGGTTCCTGCTGCCATGAGATTGTCGCTCCCCGAGGCAAATCCGAGCCTGTTCGTGCCTATGGCGTTAGCGATTACGTTTCCGTTTAACATCATCGTGGGGATACCGTTATATTATTATTTAATTAAGAAGGTTAATGAGTTAATTCCAGCACTTTAG
- a CDS encoding transcriptional regulator, with translation MKSVSKVEIIIDSLEVKHVVKFLDEIGVSGYSIFNDVIGKGHRGIRSGFELTDLFKNSYIMVVCDEKEMHKIVEAIRPIIKKSGGICIVSDVVTRIDQ, from the coding sequence ATGAAATCAGTATCGAAAGTAGAAATAATAATCGATTCTCTTGAAGTTAAACATGTCGTTAAGTTTCTTGATGAGATAGGGGTATCAGGTTATAGCATTTTCAATGACGTGATCGGAAAAGGCCATAGAGGTATAAGGTCTGGGTTTGAATTAACGGATCTCTTCAAAAATAGTTACATCATGGTTGTGTGCGACGAAAAAGAGATGCACAAGATCGTAGAAGCTATACGCCCGATTATCAAGAAGTCTGGCGGTATTTGCATCGTGTCCGATGTTGTGACGAGGATCGATCAATAG
- the purN gene encoding phosphoribosylglycinamide formyltransferase — protein sequence MTKKINLGVLISGGGNTLQNFTDLIAAGKLPATIQIVISSKPDVAGLVKAKKHNLRTAVIPYANDKDADAFSRELTAELDKYPIDLITLAGFVHFYKIPEKYRGKVMNIHPGLIPAFCGHHYYGKKVHEAVINYGAKVSGCTVHFADNVYDNGPIIIQRAVPVLDDDTPDTLAARVFREECAAYPEAIRLFAEGRLKIEGRKVRILKPLNNT from the coding sequence ATGACAAAAAAAATAAATTTAGGCGTCTTAATTTCGGGGGGTGGTAATACCCTGCAAAATTTTACCGATCTGATAGCAGCAGGAAAATTACCTGCCACGATCCAGATTGTGATCAGCAGCAAACCGGACGTCGCCGGGCTGGTCAAGGCAAAAAAGCACAACCTCCGCACCGCAGTTATCCCTTATGCAAACGATAAGGATGCAGATGCTTTTAGCCGTGAACTTACCGCAGAACTGGATAAGTACCCCATTGACCTCATCACCCTTGCAGGCTTTGTGCATTTTTATAAAATCCCGGAAAAGTATCGGGGAAAGGTCATGAACATCCATCCGGGTCTGATCCCCGCCTTCTGCGGTCATCATTATTACGGGAAAAAAGTCCACGAAGCAGTCATCAATTATGGTGCAAAGGTTTCCGGATGTACGGTGCATTTTGCCGACAATGTTTACGATAATGGCCCCATCATTATCCAGAGGGCGGTACCCGTCCTTGATGATGACACGCCAGACACCCTTGCTGCACGGGTTTTTCGGGAGGAATGCGCGGCATATCCGGAGGCGATACGCCTCTTTGCGGAAGGGAGATTAAAAATCGAGGGCAGAAAGGTAAGAATCCTTAAACCCTTGAACAATACCTGA